A window of Gloeocapsa sp. PCC 73106 contains these coding sequences:
- a CDS encoding VOC family protein — MRQKALINTGVDFPMTAEFKHIMLMVKDVQATAEFYAEGLGLPIKVSSPAWAELDANGTTIALHAASEGISGGSSPILSFHVEDVMSTLSKLETMGAKLEGRVREPSFGKVAAVRTPDGHLLSLLQPAAIALSH, encoded by the coding sequence ATGAGACAGAAGGCTTTAATTAATACAGGAGTTGATTTCCCAATGACTGCAGAGTTCAAACACATTATGCTCATGGTCAAGGACGTACAAGCAACAGCTGAATTTTATGCAGAAGGCTTAGGTTTACCCATTAAAGTATCTAGCCCCGCTTGGGCTGAATTAGACGCTAACGGTACGACCATCGCTCTACACGCAGCTTCTGAAGGTATCTCTGGGGGTAGTTCTCCTATTCTCAGTTTTCATGTAGAAGATGTGATGAGTACTCTGAGTAAACTCGAAACTATGGGAGCTAAATTAGAAGGAAGAGTTAGAGAACCTTCATTTGGTAAAGTGGCTGCGGTGAGAACTCCCGACGGACATCTTCTGAGTTTACTACAACCGGCTGCGATCGCTCTTTCTCACTAA